Proteins found in one Ptychodera flava strain L36383 chromosome 16, AS_Pfla_20210202, whole genome shotgun sequence genomic segment:
- the LOC139152642 gene encoding ankyrin repeat and SOCS box protein 13-like isoform X2, whose amino-acid sequence MASVDISKIDGWNPLHVAANNGYEEIVQLLVDHGAEVNAKTPKVGSTPLHQAAACNRTKVMDVLLDNGADLKMRNKTSGATPLHVAAMFGSSSAICKLLDCGADIDATTLDHGATALHVSAAYGHCEATENLLKHGANVNAENKYGETPAHLTAWNAHINIMQLLISYGCDVTLEDENGRTVRKSVQESDRYDCADERHDVTRLINEALKAQRS is encoded by the exons ATGGCTTCAGTTGACATATCAAAG ATTGACGGGTGGAATCCTTTGCACGTAGCGGCTAACAATGGTTATGAAGAAATTGTTCAGCTCCTCGTTGACCATGGCGCTGAGGTCAATGCCAAGACGCCTAAG GTCGGTTCCACACCTTTACACCAAGCAGCAGCATGTAACCGAACAAAAGTGATGGACGTACTTTTGGACAATGGCGCCGACCTGAAAATGAGAAACAAAACG tccgGGGCAACACCGTTACATGTCGCAGCAATGTTTGGAAGTTCATCGGCAATCTGCAAACTCTTAGACTGTGGAGCAGACATCGACGCTACAACTCTTGAC CACGGCGCTACAGCTCTGCATGTATCTGCAGCATATGGACACTGCGAAGCCACTGAGAATTTACTTAAACATGGTGCTAATGTTAATGCTGAGAATAAG TATGGGGAAACTCCAGCTCATTTGACAGCTTGGAATGCTCACATCAACATCATGCAACTTCTGATTTCATATGGTTGTGACGTCACCCTAGAAGATGAG AATGGACGTACTGTTCGAAAGAGTGTGCAAGAATCTGATCGGTACGATTGCGCAGACGAACGCCATGACGTCACACGTCTTATCAATGAAGCTCTGAAAGctcag agaTCCTGA
- the LOC139152642 gene encoding 26S proteasome non-ATPase regulatory subunit 10-like isoform X1 — protein sequence MASVDISKKLFKAAKRGDIENVRAILGVPDCDPNVTVKLKYSNSGAIDGWNPLHVAANNGYEEIVQLLVDHGAEVNAKTPKVGSTPLHQAAACNRTKVMDVLLDNGADLKMRNKTSGATPLHVAAMFGSSSAICKLLDCGADIDATTLDHGATALHVSAAYGHCEATENLLKHGANVNAENKYGETPAHLTAWNAHINIMQLLISYGCDVTLEDENGRTVRKSVQESDRYDCADERHDVTRLINEALKAQRS from the exons ATGGCTTCAGTTGACATATCAAAG AAATTATTCAAAGCGGCAAAGCGGGGTGACATTGAAAATGTCAGAGCTATCTTGGGAGTTCCTGACTGTGACCCGAATGTTACTGTGAAACTAAAGTATTCAAACTCTGGCGCT ATTGACGGGTGGAATCCTTTGCACGTAGCGGCTAACAATGGTTATGAAGAAATTGTTCAGCTCCTCGTTGACCATGGCGCTGAGGTCAATGCCAAGACGCCTAAG GTCGGTTCCACACCTTTACACCAAGCAGCAGCATGTAACCGAACAAAAGTGATGGACGTACTTTTGGACAATGGCGCCGACCTGAAAATGAGAAACAAAACG tccgGGGCAACACCGTTACATGTCGCAGCAATGTTTGGAAGTTCATCGGCAATCTGCAAACTCTTAGACTGTGGAGCAGACATCGACGCTACAACTCTTGAC CACGGCGCTACAGCTCTGCATGTATCTGCAGCATATGGACACTGCGAAGCCACTGAGAATTTACTTAAACATGGTGCTAATGTTAATGCTGAGAATAAG TATGGGGAAACTCCAGCTCATTTGACAGCTTGGAATGCTCACATCAACATCATGCAACTTCTGATTTCATATGGTTGTGACGTCACCCTAGAAGATGAG AATGGACGTACTGTTCGAAAGAGTGTGCAAGAATCTGATCGGTACGATTGCGCAGACGAACGCCATGACGTCACACGTCTTATCAATGAAGCTCTGAAAGctcag agaTCCTGA